The Sesamum indicum cultivar Zhongzhi No. 13 linkage group LG1, S_indicum_v1.0, whole genome shotgun sequence genome includes a window with the following:
- the LOC105158316 gene encoding late embryogenesis abundant protein 6 → MHSAKQKVNDAAAVVKEHAEILEAKAQEKAEKAVARTKEEKEIAHERRKVKEAEAKMKMHAAKAQHIEDKLRHGTHHLHHQHQPVGTAVPPTGVAAPTYPLGGYPPGWTAPK, encoded by the coding sequence ATGCATTCCGCAAAGCAGAAAGTAAACGACGCGGCGGCGGTGGTGAAGGAGCACGCCGAGATCCTTGAAGCTAAAGCCCAAGAGAAGGCGGAGAAAGCTGTGGCGAGGACCAAAGAAGAGAAGGAGATAGCGCATGAGCGGAGGAAAGTGAAGGAAGCCGAAGCCAAGATGAAGATGCACGCAGCCAAAGCCCAGCACATTGAAGACAAGCTGCGGCACGGAACGCATCACCTCCACCACCAACATCAACCTGTCGGCACAGCCGTTCCTCCCACTGGTGTCGCCGCTCCTACGTATCCTCTCGGCGGATATCCTCCGGGTTGGACCGCCCCGAAGTGA